Within the Bacillus sp. FSL K6-3431 genome, the region ACTTAAAAATGTCATTCCAAAAATAGAATTTATTATGACGATCATAGGTACAGCCTATATGCTGTATCTGGCTATAAAAATTATTACTAGTAAAAATAACGATAAAGACACTGATGGAGGCAAAAATAATAGTTTTTTTGCAGGTATGCTATTACAATTCGTTAATCCGAAAGGGATTTTATATTGCATCACTGTTATATCAACTTTCATCCTTCCATATCACACTTCAAATTTTAGCTTATTATTTTATTCAGTATTTCTAGCTATTATTGGCTTCATGGGAACTTTCAGTTGGAGTATATTTGGTTCGATTTTTAAAGAATTCATATCAAAGTATAGAAGTCAGTTTAATATTATTATGGCTTTATTATTAGTGTATAGTGCAGTATCGATTCTGGTAGGATAAAACATTCATGTATGTATGACGTATGCTATTGGTAGAGAATAATACGAGCAACAGTACTTGACGTATAATTTGGCACAAATGAACTTACGAATGAAAAGAAATACTAGGATAAGCTAGCCATTATTTATCAATAGTGGCTTTTCTTTTTCTTATGCCGTCAATCAGAAGGCATTCTCAAACATTAGTAATTTTTCACGTCCAGTGCGCTCCCCACTTTTTCATTTCCTTAAGTATAATATTAAA harbors:
- a CDS encoding LysE family transporter codes for the protein MPLLSLLLYAFVASFTPGPNNIMAMLFANKYGFKNTIRFCLGVGTGFFVIILLSCYFNLLLKNVIPKIEFIMTIIGTAYMLYLAIKIITSKNNDKDTDGGKNNSFFAGMLLQFVNPKGILYCITVISTFILPYHTSNFSLLFYSVFLAIIGFMGTFSWSIFGSIFKEFISKYRSQFNIIMALLLVYSAVSILVG